A portion of the Cyanobium sp. PCC 7001 genome contains these proteins:
- a CDS encoding thiamine pyrophosphate-binding protein, producing the protein MKGSDLLARYLEHRGITHVFELIGGTITYLLDSLHLHTSIHIISMHHEQGAGFAAEGFARHTGLPGIAMATSGPGATNLLTAIGSCYFDSTPALFITGQINRDERKGDLPVRQLGFQETDIVAMARPITKAAILVDDPSDLPQVLEHAFDLALRGRPGPVLLDLPMEVQVADLPEPAWCSGSASGSTTSGGEADSTPEAEAFLETALADLAHAERPLILAGGGIRVSGAIEPFRRFVAALDVPVVHSLMGVDVLPSDDPNRIGLIGLYGNRWANIALCDSDCLLVLGSRLDSRQTGNDTTLFRGRRVLHHVDCDDAELNNRVKQCSTLRMDLGAFLRCGLRSPFLPLDCGAWRDHLVSCRRQWPDSGEVGTVSGINPNSLMHHLSAACPDAAAFVADVGQHQMWAAQSLQLREHQRFLTSGGMGAMGFALPAAIGACLAAGRHPVVVIAGDGGFQINLQELQTIRRNRLPIKMVVINNQCHGMVRQIQDVAFNARYQSTIWGYDAPSFTAVASAYGLPSALVAEEAQLPQALAAMMTDPDSAFLLEVVIDPAINAYPKAIAGRPLSEMEPLEKPH; encoded by the coding sequence ATGAAGGGATCGGATCTGCTGGCCAGGTATCTCGAACACCGGGGCATCACCCATGTGTTCGAACTGATCGGCGGCACGATCACCTACCTGCTGGATTCTCTCCATCTCCACACCTCGATCCACATCATCAGCATGCACCACGAGCAGGGTGCTGGCTTTGCGGCCGAGGGCTTCGCCCGGCACACCGGTCTGCCTGGCATCGCCATGGCCACCAGCGGTCCCGGCGCCACCAACCTGCTCACCGCCATCGGCAGCTGTTACTTCGACTCCACTCCCGCGCTGTTCATCACCGGCCAGATCAACCGGGACGAACGCAAAGGTGACCTTCCGGTCCGGCAGCTCGGATTCCAGGAAACCGACATCGTGGCCATGGCACGACCGATCACCAAGGCTGCGATTCTGGTGGACGATCCTTCCGACCTGCCGCAGGTTCTTGAGCACGCCTTTGATCTGGCCCTGCGTGGCCGGCCCGGACCGGTGCTCCTGGATCTGCCGATGGAGGTGCAGGTGGCGGACCTTCCCGAGCCCGCCTGGTGCTCCGGTTCCGCTTCCGGCTCGACCACGTCCGGTGGCGAGGCGGACTCCACCCCCGAGGCTGAGGCCTTCCTTGAGACTGCGCTGGCCGATCTGGCCCACGCCGAGCGCCCCTTGATCCTGGCTGGCGGCGGCATCCGGGTGTCGGGCGCGATCGAGCCATTCCGCCGCTTCGTGGCCGCGCTCGATGTGCCTGTGGTGCATTCCCTCATGGGCGTGGATGTGCTCCCCTCTGACGATCCCAACAGGATTGGTCTGATCGGTCTGTATGGCAATCGCTGGGCCAACATCGCTCTGTGTGACAGTGATTGTCTGCTGGTTCTGGGTAGCCGTCTGGATAGCCGTCAGACCGGCAATGACACCACCCTCTTCCGTGGCCGGCGGGTCCTGCATCATGTGGACTGCGATGACGCCGAGCTCAACAACAGGGTGAAGCAGTGCAGCACCCTCCGAATGGATCTCGGCGCCTTTCTGCGCTGTGGTCTGCGTTCTCCCTTTCTCCCACTGGACTGCGGCGCCTGGCGTGACCACCTGGTGAGCTGCCGCCGTCAATGGCCGGATTCAGGGGAGGTGGGCACCGTGAGCGGGATCAATCCCAACAGCCTCATGCACCACCTTTCGGCGGCGTGCCCTGATGCCGCGGCCTTCGTGGCGGATGTGGGCCAGCATCAGATGTGGGCGGCCCAGTCGCTGCAACTGAGGGAGCACCAGCGCTTCCTCACCTCGGGTGGCATGGGGGCGATGGGTTTTGCGCTTCCTGCCGCCATCGGTGCCTGTCTCGCTGCAGGCCGGCATCCGGTGGTGGTGATTGCTGGCGACGGTGGATTTCAGATCAACCTTCAGGAGCTGCAGACGATCAGGCGCAATCGCCTGCCGATCAAGATGGTGGTGATCAACAACCAGTGTCATGGCATGGTGCGCCAGATCCAGGATGTGGCCTTCAACGCCCGCTATCAGTCCACGATCTGGGGTTACGACGCCCCTTCCTTCACGGCGGTTGCCTCGGCCTATGGCCTGCCCTCAGCCTTGGTGGCGGAGGAGGCCCAACTGCCGCAGGCCCTGGCGGCGATGATGACGGATCCCGATTCCGCTTTTCTTCTGGAAGTGGTGATCGATCCGGCGATCAACGCCTACCCCAAGGCGATCGCCGGCAGACCGCTGTCCGAGATGGAGCCCCTCGAGAAGCCTCACTGA
- a CDS encoding SDR family NAD(P)-dependent oxidoreductase — MTQPHSAVLHRKVALVTGASRGIGAAVAKQLGEAGAAVIVNYASNRGGADAVVRSIEARGGRAVAIQADVGDAAGVERLFREADDAFGGRLDVLVNNAGIYVTTPLQEVTPAHFDHSFRINVLGAILCCQAACSRFPSDGGSIVNISSLAATKGAAGSVVYSATKGAIDALTRTLSEELAPRNIRVNAINPGLVITEGTRAAGFVTEQLEQEWKAKAALGRVATPEDIAPVVLFLASSASRWLTGETIHPTGGVR; from the coding sequence ATGACCCAGCCGCACTCCGCCGTGTTGCACCGCAAGGTGGCCCTCGTCACCGGCGCTTCCCGGGGCATCGGAGCGGCTGTGGCCAAGCAGCTCGGTGAAGCAGGCGCCGCCGTGATCGTGAACTATGCCAGCAACAGAGGCGGGGCGGATGCCGTGGTGCGCTCCATCGAGGCCCGAGGGGGCAGGGCCGTGGCGATCCAGGCCGATGTGGGGGATGCGGCTGGCGTCGAACGGCTCTTCCGTGAAGCCGACGACGCCTTCGGCGGCCGGTTGGATGTTCTGGTCAACAACGCCGGTATCTACGTCACCACCCCCCTGCAGGAGGTGACGCCAGCCCACTTCGATCACAGTTTCCGCATCAACGTTCTGGGCGCGATCCTCTGCTGCCAGGCTGCCTGCAGCCGCTTCCCATCCGATGGCGGCAGCATCGTGAACATCAGCAGCCTGGCCGCCACCAAGGGTGCCGCGGGCAGCGTGGTCTACAGCGCCACCAAAGGGGCCATCGACGCCTTGACCCGCACCCTGTCCGAAGAGCTGGCCCCCAGGAACATCCGGGTCAATGCCATCAACCCAGGCCTGGTGATCACGGAGGGAACCCGGGCCGCCGGGTTTGTCACCGAGCAGCTGGAGCAGGAGTGGAAGGCGAAGGCAGCGCTCGGTCGTGTGGCCACGCCGGAGGACATCGCCCCGGTGGTGCTGTTTCTGGCGTCGTCGGCGAGCCGCTGGCTCACCGGGGAAACCATCCACCCCACCGGCGGAGTGCGCTAA